A part of Kitasatospora acidiphila genomic DNA contains:
- a CDS encoding amino acid adenylation domain-containing protein, translating to MSGHDDVVFGTVLFGRMNAGAGSDRVPGLFINTLPVRARTGDAGVSSALTGMRDQLAELLVHEHAPLALAQQASGVPGGSPLFTSILNYRYRQVVEQPGAGLTGITLLSSDDHTNYPLSVSVDDDGEGFSLTVQAVRVAADDVCVLLHTALAGLATALEAAPDTRVADLPVLDPAARHRLLTEWNETSHPESDVTPHQLIEAQVARTPMATALLFEGAELSYAELNARAEQVARGLADRGMGVESVVAVALDHPVRRTIAMLAAWKTGAAYLLLDPQGPADRTESVLADLAAAGTPLLVLDEAQLQAVLDGAPHSGAPRPAALPEHLACLRVTARTSATAAANRSVVNRWAWLGEECGLSSSDRVFAVDPSSPEFLRPLAEGAALVLSRPAGYLAPARLAALLRETGVTVAHLTGPLLELLVTEPAGARYPGLRAVYCAGDGPTAATRDRFLESSGARLSTLLGATAARCEAGDGALVPIGRPLANTRVYVLDAALRPVPVGVEGELYVAGAGLARGLTGGAALTAQWFVACPFEQGGRMHRTGERVRWTADGRLEHLGGADERVVIRAVPVEPSQVRGVLTGHHAVAQAVVVERDGALVGYVVPAGVGAALDDAALEELRAHAADRLPEQAVPAVLSVLDSLPLAPDGSLDRTALPVPDARSAAEPARLRGPATVQEEILCQGFAHVLGREGVAVDDNFFALGGHSLLAVALMEYLRAYGMSISIRALLRNPTPAGLAAVAGPAQLVVPPNLVPDGAEELTPEMLPLAGLTAAELDRVVAQVPGGAANVADVYPLAPLQEGLVFHHLMSGQDGGEADVYDAPTVLGFDTRERLDALLAALQQVVDRHDVYRTAIVWEGLREPVQVVLRRAELPVRELEPGTAGTDPVERLLAAGDTRMDLRQAPLIRVTTAAEPGSGRWLALLRIHHMVGDHTTEAVLLDEVRAFMSGRGGALPQPSPFRNYVAQARLGVSREEHRRFFAELLGDVTETTAPFGLLDVHGDGRDIRQARLDIDGEQARLIRESARRYGVSPATVFHLAWARLLAAVSGRDDVVFGTVLLGRMSAGAGSDRAPGLFINTLPMRVRVDRVGVASALTGVRDQLAELLVHEHAPLALAQGASGLPGGEPLFTSIFNYRHSDAPSANTAPGVDGITVLASRDLTNYPLAVSVDDRRAGFTVTAEAAAPADPEAIGELLRLAVTNLVTAMAEAPRSRLSAVPVLGAEEARRMLTEWNATGRGLPAATVPELFAAQASRTPDAVALVADGIRLSYRELDARTNRLARLLIGRGVGPEAVVAVSMERGAELVVTLLAVLKAHGAYLPVDPNYPAERIAFMLEDAAPVLLVTGAGAPTVASDLPLVELEAPSTVRLLERMDDGPLRATELPGRLTVDNAAYLVYTSGSTGRPKGTVIPHRAIDRLVRRGGYLDLGAGDVVGQLASASFDAATFEIWGALAGGATLAIPAAGVLSVAELREFLTVRQVTVAFLTTALFNELVEWDVTALQGVRQVLTGGEQLSGAHFRKLLERLPGVRLSHVYGPTENTTFTTGHLVRTADLAGAGGVPIGGPIAETRVFVLDRSLNPVPAGAVGELYVAGAGLARGYAGRPALTAERFVACPFAVADRMYRTGDLVRWTADGELVFVVRGDDQVKIRGFRVEPGEVQAVLAEHPALAQVAVIAREGAPGGKHLVGYVVPAAGVQAPAGNAGDLAGAVRAFAAERLPGHLVPAAVVVLDALPLTVNGKVDRRALPAPEYGVTAEPPTEQGPVGALATGICEAFAEVLGLPAVGLDDDFFALGGHSLLAMSLVERLRLRGVSVSVRDVVAAPTVSRLMRSLGRPAIADALAVLLPIRTSGSRPPFFFVHPGGGLSWSYAPLARHIPQEHPLYGLQARGLDGASGLAPSLRAMAADYLAQVRAVQPTGPYHLIGWSYGGMVAHEMAVQARAAGEEVAALVILDAYPAPAAQSADRGGNAPGGRADQVEQAAEIDRAKAEARERLAGVVGDLTDSELAAVAQVVVNHLHLPAEHEFGRVDCDALVIVAEHDPRADEADPQAWRPHITGTITAAGLPCDHDAMLRPEMLEPLWSTIAQWLTRSPGDPHTRSPRGRGGSDS from the coding sequence GTGTCGGGCCACGACGACGTGGTCTTCGGTACGGTGCTGTTCGGCCGGATGAACGCCGGTGCCGGCTCGGACCGGGTGCCCGGCCTGTTCATCAACACCCTGCCGGTGCGGGCCCGGACCGGCGACGCGGGCGTGTCGTCGGCATTGACCGGGATGCGGGACCAACTGGCCGAGCTGCTGGTGCACGAGCACGCCCCGCTCGCCCTCGCACAACAGGCCAGCGGTGTGCCAGGCGGCAGTCCGCTGTTCACCTCCATCCTCAACTACCGCTACCGGCAGGTGGTCGAGCAGCCCGGCGCCGGGCTCACCGGCATCACGCTGCTGAGCTCCGACGACCACACCAACTATCCGCTGAGCGTGTCCGTCGACGACGACGGCGAGGGATTCTCGCTGACCGTCCAGGCGGTCCGGGTGGCCGCCGACGACGTGTGCGTGCTGCTGCACACCGCCCTCGCCGGGCTGGCCACCGCCCTGGAGGCCGCCCCGGACACCCGGGTGGCCGATCTGCCGGTGCTGGACCCGGCAGCGCGGCACCGGCTGCTCACCGAGTGGAACGAAACGAGCCACCCCGAGAGCGATGTGACACCACACCAGTTGATCGAGGCGCAGGTCGCCCGGACACCCATGGCCACCGCCCTGCTCTTCGAGGGTGCCGAGCTCTCGTACGCCGAGCTGAACGCACGGGCCGAGCAGGTGGCGCGCGGGTTGGCCGACCGCGGGATGGGTGTCGAGTCGGTGGTCGCGGTGGCGCTGGACCATCCGGTTCGGCGGACGATCGCGATGCTCGCGGCCTGGAAGACCGGCGCTGCCTACCTCCTGCTGGATCCGCAGGGCCCGGCGGACCGGACCGAGTCGGTCCTCGCCGACCTCGCGGCCGCCGGTACCCCGCTGCTGGTGCTGGACGAGGCGCAGCTGCAAGCCGTTCTGGACGGCGCTCCGCACTCCGGCGCGCCGCGCCCCGCGGCGCTGCCGGAGCACCTGGCCTGCCTGCGGGTGACGGCGCGGACCTCGGCGACCGCGGCTGCGAACCGCAGTGTGGTGAACAGGTGGGCCTGGCTGGGAGAAGAGTGCGGCCTGTCGTCGTCGGACCGGGTGTTCGCGGTCGACCCCTCCTCCCCCGAGTTCCTGCGGCCGCTGGCCGAGGGTGCCGCACTGGTGCTGTCCCGACCGGCCGGGTACCTGGCCCCGGCCCGCCTCGCGGCCCTGCTGCGCGAGACGGGGGTGACGGTCGCACACCTGACCGGCCCGCTGCTGGAGCTGCTGGTGACCGAGCCCGCGGGCGCGCGGTATCCGGGCCTGCGGGCGGTGTACTGCGCCGGTGACGGGCCGACGGCCGCGACACGTGATCGGTTCCTCGAAAGCTCCGGTGCCCGGCTGTCCACCCTGCTCGGGGCGACGGCCGCGCGCTGCGAGGCCGGCGACGGCGCGCTGGTGCCGATCGGCCGACCGCTGGCCAACACCAGGGTCTACGTGCTGGACGCGGCGCTGCGGCCGGTGCCGGTCGGCGTCGAGGGCGAGCTGTACGTCGCGGGTGCCGGCCTGGCGCGCGGGCTCACGGGCGGTGCCGCCCTGACGGCGCAGTGGTTCGTGGCCTGCCCGTTCGAACAAGGAGGAAGGATGCACCGCACGGGCGAGCGGGTGCGGTGGACCGCGGACGGTCGTCTGGAGCATCTCGGCGGTGCGGACGAGCGGGTGGTGATCCGCGCGGTGCCGGTCGAGCCGAGCCAGGTTCGGGGCGTGCTGACCGGTCACCACGCGGTGGCCCAAGCGGTGGTGGTCGAGCGGGACGGAGCGCTGGTCGGGTACGTGGTGCCGGCCGGCGTCGGCGCCGCACTCGACGACGCCGCACTCGAGGAGCTGCGGGCGCATGCCGCCGACCGGTTGCCCGAGCAGGCGGTGCCCGCGGTGCTGTCGGTGCTGGACTCGCTGCCGTTGGCCCCGGACGGGAGCCTGGACCGCACCGCGCTGCCCGTACCGGACGCCCGCTCGGCAGCGGAACCGGCACGGCTGCGCGGTCCCGCCACCGTGCAGGAGGAGATCCTGTGCCAGGGCTTCGCGCACGTCCTGGGCCGGGAGGGCGTCGCCGTGGACGACAACTTCTTCGCGCTCGGAGGCCACTCGCTGCTGGCGGTGGCACTGATGGAGTACCTGCGGGCCTACGGCATGTCGATCTCCATCCGCGCCCTGCTGCGCAACCCGACACCCGCGGGGCTCGCCGCGGTGGCCGGTCCGGCGCAACTGGTCGTGCCGCCGAACCTGGTTCCCGACGGCGCCGAGGAGCTCACACCCGAGATGCTGCCGCTGGCCGGGCTCACCGCGGCCGAGCTCGACCGGGTGGTCGCCCAGGTACCGGGCGGCGCGGCCAATGTCGCGGACGTGTACCCGCTCGCGCCACTGCAGGAGGGGCTGGTCTTCCACCACCTGATGTCCGGTCAGGACGGTGGCGAGGCTGATGTGTACGACGCTCCGACGGTGCTCGGCTTCGACACCCGGGAGCGGTTGGACGCACTCCTGGCGGCGCTGCAGCAGGTGGTGGACCGGCATGACGTCTACCGCACGGCGATCGTGTGGGAGGGGCTGCGGGAGCCGGTGCAGGTGGTGCTGCGCAGGGCGGAGCTGCCGGTCCGGGAGCTGGAGCCGGGCACCGCGGGTACGGACCCGGTGGAGCGGTTGCTGGCCGCCGGCGACACCCGGATGGACCTGCGCCAGGCCCCGCTGATCCGCGTCACCACGGCCGCCGAGCCCGGCAGCGGACGCTGGCTGGCCCTGCTGCGCATCCACCACATGGTGGGTGACCACACGACCGAGGCCGTGCTGCTCGACGAGGTGCGCGCGTTCATGTCGGGGCGGGGCGGGGCGCTGCCGCAGCCGTCGCCGTTCCGCAACTACGTGGCGCAGGCCCGCCTCGGTGTGTCGCGCGAGGAGCACCGGCGCTTCTTCGCCGAGCTGCTCGGGGACGTCACGGAGACGACGGCACCGTTCGGCCTGCTGGACGTGCACGGCGACGGTCGCGACATCCGGCAGGCGCGGCTCGACATCGACGGTGAGCAGGCCCGTCTGATCCGCGAGTCGGCCCGCCGGTACGGGGTGAGCCCGGCCACCGTCTTCCACCTGGCCTGGGCGCGGCTGCTGGCAGCGGTGTCGGGGCGCGACGACGTCGTCTTCGGCACGGTGCTGCTCGGCCGGATGAGCGCCGGTGCGGGCTCGGACCGGGCACCCGGCCTGTTCATCAACACCCTGCCGATGCGGGTGCGGGTCGACCGGGTCGGTGTGGCCTCGGCATTGACGGGCGTCCGGGACCAGTTGGCCGAGCTGCTGGTGCACGAGCACGCGCCACTCGCGCTGGCACAGGGCGCCAGCGGTCTGCCCGGCGGCGAGCCGCTGTTCACGTCGATCTTCAACTATCGGCACAGCGATGCCCCGAGTGCGAACACGGCCCCGGGAGTGGACGGCATCACGGTGCTGGCCTCGCGAGACCTGACCAACTACCCGCTCGCCGTGTCGGTCGACGACCGTCGAGCGGGGTTCACGGTGACCGCCGAAGCGGCGGCGCCGGCCGATCCGGAAGCGATCGGCGAGCTGCTGCGGCTGGCCGTCACCAACCTCGTCACTGCGATGGCCGAGGCTCCCCGGTCCAGGCTCAGCGCGGTTCCGGTCCTCGGCGCGGAGGAAGCCCGACGGATGCTCACCGAGTGGAACGCCACGGGGCGCGGCCTGCCGGCGGCGACCGTGCCGGAGCTGTTCGCCGCACAGGCCTCGCGAACGCCGGACGCGGTGGCCCTGGTGGCTGATGGCATCCGGCTCAGCTACCGGGAGTTGGACGCGCGGACCAACCGGTTGGCGCGGCTGCTCATCGGCCGGGGCGTCGGCCCGGAGGCCGTGGTCGCGGTGTCGATGGAGCGCGGTGCCGAGCTGGTGGTGACGCTGCTGGCGGTGTTGAAGGCGCACGGTGCCTACCTGCCGGTGGATCCGAACTACCCCGCCGAGCGGATCGCGTTCATGCTCGAGGACGCGGCGCCCGTCCTGCTGGTGACGGGCGCGGGGGCGCCGACCGTGGCGTCCGACCTGCCCCTGGTGGAGCTGGAGGCGCCCAGCACGGTCCGGCTCCTCGAGCGGATGGACGACGGCCCGCTGCGCGCGACCGAGTTGCCCGGCCGGCTGACCGTGGACAACGCGGCCTACCTGGTCTACACCTCCGGCTCGACCGGGCGGCCGAAGGGCACGGTGATCCCGCATCGGGCCATCGACCGCCTGGTGCGCCGCGGTGGCTACCTCGACCTGGGTGCGGGCGACGTGGTCGGGCAGTTGGCCTCGGCCTCCTTCGACGCGGCGACCTTCGAGATCTGGGGCGCCCTGGCGGGCGGCGCGACGCTCGCGATCCCTGCGGCCGGGGTACTGTCCGTCGCCGAGCTGCGGGAGTTCCTGACCGTCCGTCAGGTCACTGTCGCCTTCCTGACGACTGCTCTCTTCAACGAGCTGGTCGAGTGGGATGTGACGGCCCTGCAGGGGGTGCGGCAGGTGCTGACCGGCGGGGAGCAGCTGTCCGGGGCGCACTTCCGCAAGCTGCTCGAGCGCCTGCCCGGGGTACGCCTCAGCCATGTCTACGGGCCGACCGAGAACACCACCTTCACCACGGGCCACCTGGTGCGGACGGCGGACCTGGCGGGTGCGGGCGGCGTCCCGATCGGCGGCCCGATCGCCGAGACCCGGGTGTTCGTGCTGGACAGGTCGCTGAACCCGGTGCCGGCCGGAGCGGTCGGGGAGCTGTACGTGGCCGGCGCGGGTCTGGCACGCGGGTACGCGGGGCGCCCCGCCCTGACGGCCGAACGATTCGTGGCCTGCCCGTTCGCAGTGGCGGACCGGATGTACCGCACGGGTGACCTGGTGCGCTGGACCGCGGACGGAGAGCTGGTGTTCGTCGTGCGCGGGGACGACCAGGTGAAGATCCGCGGGTTCCGGGTCGAGCCCGGCGAGGTCCAGGCGGTTCTGGCCGAGCATCCGGCGCTGGCCCAGGTCGCGGTGATCGCCCGCGAGGGCGCCCCCGGCGGCAAGCACCTGGTCGGGTACGTCGTCCCGGCGGCCGGGGTGCAGGCACCGGCCGGGAACGCGGGCGACCTGGCCGGCGCCGTTCGCGCCTTCGCGGCCGAACGGCTGCCCGGCCATCTGGTCCCGGCGGCCGTGGTGGTGCTCGACGCACTGCCGCTGACGGTCAACGGGAAGGTGGACCGCCGGGCGCTCCCCGCGCCGGAGTACGGCGTCACGGCCGAGCCGCCGACCGAGCAGGGGCCGGTGGGCGCGCTCGCGACCGGCATCTGCGAGGCCTTCGCCGAGGTGCTGGGGCTTCCCGCCGTCGGCCTCGACGACGACTTCTTCGCGCTGGGCGGCCACTCGCTGCTGGCGATGTCACTGGTGGAGCGGCTGCGCCTGCGCGGCGTCTCGGTCTCGGTACGCGACGTGGTCGCGGCCCCGACGGTGTCCCGGCTGATGCGGTCCCTGGGCCGGCCGGCCATCGCCGACGCACTCGCGGTGCTCCTGCCGATCCGGACCTCCGGAAGTCGGCCGCCGTTCTTCTTCGTCCACCCGGGAGGAGGCCTGAGCTGGTCCTATGCACCGCTGGCCCGGCACATTCCGCAGGAGCATCCGCTCTACGGCTTGCAGGCCCGCGGGCTCGACGGCGCATCGGGGCTCGCGCCCTCGCTCCGCGCGATGGCCGCGGACTACCTCGCGCAGGTCCGCGCCGTCCAGCCGACCGGTCCCTACCACCTGATCGGCTGGTCGTACGGCGGGATGGTCGCCCACGAGATGGCGGTGCAGGCGAGGGCGGCGGGTGAAGAGGTGGCGGCGCTGGTCATCCTGGACGCCTACCCCGCACCCGCCGCGCAGTCCGCCGACCGCGGCGGGAACGCCCCGGGCGGTCGGGCCGATCAGGTCGAGCAGGCTGCCGAGATCGACCGGGCGAAAGCCGAGGCCCGCGAGCGCCTCGCCGGCGTCGTCGGGGACCTCACCGACTCGGAGCTCGCCGCTGTCGCCCAGGTGGTCGTCAACCACCTCCACCTGCCCGCAGAACACGAGTTCGGCCGGGTCGACTGCGATGCCCTGGTCATCGTGGCCGAGCACGATCCGCGTGCCGACGAGGCGGATCCGCAGGCATGGCGGCCGCACATCACCGGAACGATCACCGCGGCCGGCCTGCCCTGCGATCACGACGCGATGCTGCGGCCCGAGATGCTGGAGCCCCTGTGGAGCACCATCGCGCAGTGGCTGACACGATCCCCCGGTGACCCGCACACCCGGTCACCTCGCGGGCGCGGCGGCAGCGACAGCTGA
- a CDS encoding universal stress protein → MNEQTSPERRIVVGVDGSPSSNQALRWAIRQADLTGAAVDAIACWHPTTVYDWMLHAKDPHQDATARKTLAATVADALQDAPPVQVRQSALPGKAAEVLVERSSSADLLVVGSHGHGGLPDTRLGSTSHSCVQHAHCPVVVVRPSES, encoded by the coding sequence ATGAACGAGCAGACTAGTCCAGAACGCCGGATCGTAGTCGGCGTCGACGGTTCCCCCTCATCGAACCAGGCCCTGCGATGGGCGATCCGCCAGGCGGATCTCACCGGCGCCGCCGTGGACGCAATAGCCTGCTGGCACCCCACGACCGTGTACGACTGGATGCTGCACGCGAAGGACCCCCACCAGGACGCGACCGCCAGGAAGACGCTCGCCGCGACCGTGGCCGACGCCCTCCAGGACGCGCCCCCGGTGCAGGTGCGCCAGAGCGCCTTGCCCGGCAAGGCCGCCGAGGTGCTGGTGGAACGGTCAAGCAGTGCGGACCTGCTCGTTGTCGGCAGCCACGGTCATGGCGGCCTTCCCGACACCCGGCTCGGCTCCACCAGCCACAGCTGCGTCCAGCACGCCCACTGCCCGGTCGTCGTCGTCCGACCTTCCGAGTCCTGA
- a CDS encoding PP2C family protein-serine/threonine phosphatase: protein MSEPAIDYRAVLQALPGMVALLTPELVYVDANADYMRNSGRTREDLVGRYLFDVFPNNPNDPAATGAGNLEASLRRVIATGERDTMALQRYDVESLQRPGRWEQRYWSPINAPVLDAEGRVVLLVHRVEEVTELIRARGRAAGDRARVLEAELYTRSRELQEVNERLRQAHAREREVALALQDAMLPVPHLADHHQTAVRYQPAVGALNVCGDWYDLVELPGERLAVAVGDVVGHGLAAAGVMGQLRSALSAASRVSAGPAQALEALGLYARSVNGAESTTAVSVHIDWPALSLTYSSAGHPPPALLREGGAVAFLDRATDPPLGARPEHGSRPQVRQEFAGGDTLVLYTDGLIERRGEDIDVGLGRLARSLATHRALAPERLADALLHDLLPVAGATDDTALVVIRL, encoded by the coding sequence ATGAGCGAACCGGCTATCGACTACCGGGCGGTGCTCCAGGCGCTGCCGGGAATGGTGGCGCTGCTGACGCCGGAGCTGGTGTACGTGGATGCCAATGCGGACTACATGCGCAACTCCGGCCGTACCCGCGAGGACTTGGTCGGCCGCTATCTCTTCGACGTGTTCCCGAACAACCCGAACGATCCCGCCGCCACGGGAGCCGGCAATCTCGAGGCGTCCCTGCGCCGGGTCATCGCCACTGGGGAGCGCGACACGATGGCGTTGCAGCGCTACGACGTGGAGTCGCTGCAACGCCCGGGCAGATGGGAGCAGCGGTACTGGAGTCCGATCAACGCTCCGGTGCTGGACGCCGAGGGCCGGGTCGTGCTGCTGGTTCACCGGGTGGAGGAGGTCACCGAGCTGATCCGCGCCCGCGGCCGGGCGGCTGGGGATCGGGCCCGGGTGCTGGAGGCGGAGCTGTACACCCGCTCCCGGGAGCTGCAGGAGGTGAATGAGCGGCTACGGCAGGCCCACGCCCGCGAACGGGAGGTCGCCCTCGCGCTCCAGGACGCGATGCTGCCCGTCCCCCACCTGGCCGATCACCACCAGACCGCGGTGCGCTACCAGCCGGCCGTCGGCGCACTGAACGTGTGCGGGGACTGGTACGACCTCGTCGAGCTGCCCGGCGAGCGACTGGCGGTGGCCGTGGGCGATGTCGTGGGCCACGGTCTGGCCGCCGCCGGCGTCATGGGCCAGCTGCGCAGCGCGCTCAGCGCCGCCTCCCGGGTCTCGGCCGGACCTGCCCAGGCCCTGGAGGCGCTGGGCCTGTACGCCCGATCGGTCAACGGCGCCGAGTCGACCACCGCGGTGTCCGTGCACATCGACTGGCCCGCCCTCTCCCTCACCTACAGCAGCGCCGGCCATCCCCCACCGGCTTTGCTGCGCGAGGGTGGCGCGGTGGCGTTTCTGGACCGGGCCACCGACCCACCTCTGGGCGCCCGGCCCGAGCACGGGTCGCGGCCCCAGGTACGGCAGGAATTCGCCGGCGGGGACACCCTCGTTCTCTACACCGACGGTCTGATCGAACGCCGTGGTGAAGACATCGATGTCGGCCTGGGCCGCCTCGCCCGCTCCCTGGCCACCCACCGCGCGCTCGCACCCGAGCGGCTGGCCGACGCGCTCCTGCACGACCTGCTCCCCGTCGCCGGCGCCACCGACGACACCGCCTTGGTCGTCATTCGCCTGTAG
- a CDS encoding carboxymuconolactone decarboxylase family protein, with the protein MTVGDMGAETRQDRFERGSRVLGAVDGEAGEKVIGSLADISPELGHQVVAWGFGEIYSRPGLAPRDRQLVTLGMLTALGGCEPQLEVHVNAALNVGLKPTEIVEALLHSAVYCGFPKALNATFVAKKVFGERGLLPVEAEGAASPA; encoded by the coding sequence ATGACCGTCGGTGACATGGGAGCGGAGACCCGCCAGGACCGCTTCGAGCGGGGTTCGAGGGTGCTCGGTGCGGTGGACGGCGAGGCCGGTGAGAAGGTCATCGGCTCGCTCGCGGACATCTCGCCGGAGCTGGGCCACCAGGTGGTGGCGTGGGGCTTCGGGGAGATCTACAGCCGACCGGGCCTGGCGCCGCGGGACCGCCAGTTGGTCACGCTGGGCATGCTGACGGCGCTCGGCGGGTGCGAGCCCCAGCTGGAGGTGCACGTCAACGCGGCGCTCAATGTGGGGCTGAAGCCGACGGAGATCGTCGAGGCCCTGCTGCACTCGGCGGTGTACTGCGGCTTCCCCAAGGCCCTGAACGCGACGTTCGTGGCGAAGAAGGTCTTCGGCGAGCGCGGGCTGCTGCCCGTCGAAGCGGAAGGGGCGGCGAGCCCGGCATGA
- a CDS encoding SCO6745 family protein translates to MTLLAAGRHCHNVLNPLHSVIYFAPEAEAEFTALGLAPGAMSYFAGRAAAMGRVGPGVVAATFYNYNKALISRHVPALWQIAAPEDVLAARLRAVVAAQQRILGAELLASAELAEAAELALRAAEGCTAPGRPLYAAHAEQPVPDEPAPALWHAATLLREHRGDGHLAALLDAELDGLEALISHTATGKGFLPEAARATRGWSEDEWADGEERLRSRGLLDGAGRLTEAGERLRRQIEDRTDRLAVSPYRALGEDGVARLTELAGKLTAVSLANGAFPAGVFAAGAGRARATE, encoded by the coding sequence ATGACGCTACTTGCCGCTGGTAGGCACTGCCACAACGTCCTCAACCCGCTGCACTCGGTGATCTACTTCGCACCGGAGGCCGAGGCGGAGTTCACCGCGCTGGGCCTGGCCCCGGGCGCGATGAGCTATTTCGCCGGACGGGCGGCCGCGATGGGCCGGGTCGGGCCCGGAGTGGTCGCGGCCACCTTCTACAACTACAACAAGGCGCTGATCTCCCGTCACGTCCCCGCACTCTGGCAGATCGCCGCTCCCGAAGACGTGCTGGCGGCCAGGCTGCGCGCCGTGGTGGCGGCCCAACAGCGAATCCTGGGCGCGGAGTTGCTGGCGTCGGCGGAGCTGGCCGAGGCAGCCGAGCTGGCGCTGCGGGCCGCCGAGGGGTGCACCGCTCCGGGGCGGCCGCTGTACGCGGCGCACGCGGAGCAGCCGGTGCCCGATGAGCCTGCCCCGGCGCTGTGGCACGCGGCCACCCTGCTGCGCGAGCACCGGGGCGACGGGCATCTGGCCGCGCTGCTGGACGCCGAGCTGGACGGGCTGGAGGCGCTGATCAGCCACACTGCCACCGGGAAGGGATTCCTGCCCGAGGCGGCGCGGGCCACCCGCGGCTGGAGCGAGGACGAGTGGGCCGACGGCGAAGAGCGGCTGCGCTCCCGCGGGCTGCTGGACGGCGCGGGCCGGCTGACCGAGGCCGGCGAGCGGCTGCGCCGGCAGATCGAGGATCGCACCGACCGCCTGGCCGTGTCCCCTTACCGTGCCCTCGGCGAGGACGGCGTGGCCCGGCTTACCGAGCTCGCGGGCAAGCTGACGGCGGTGAGCCTGGCCAACGGGGCCTTCCCGGCGGGCGTCTTCGCCGCCGGCGCCGGGCGCGCAAGGGCAACGGAGTGA